The following coding sequences lie in one Lolium perenne isolate Kyuss_39 chromosome 2, Kyuss_2.0, whole genome shotgun sequence genomic window:
- the LOC127336857 gene encoding auxin-responsive protein IAA33: MMSGGNGAGPSSSSFERHTKRRPPAPDSERRKLLRLSSVQEEDVLAAGVVPPVTVVLDGRCICHRVHLSTHTGYRSLAAALRRMFVDDDDADAAQAAGGEGLQLDLSNAVPGHVVAYEDMEDDLLLAGDLNWKDFVRVAKRIRIIPAKPSNRRIKQ, from the exons ATGATGAGCGGCGGCAATGGTGCGGGACCCAGCAGCTCCAGCTTCGAGCGGCACACGAAGCGGCGGCCGCCGGCGCCGGACAGCGAGAGGCGGAAGCTGCTGCGGCTGTCGTCGGTGCAGGAGGAGGACGTGCTGGCGGCGGGCGTGGTGCCGCCGGTGACGGTCGTCCTGGACGGGCGCTGCATCTGCCACCGCGTCCACCTCAGCACGCACACCGGGTACCGCAGCCTCGCGGCCGCGCTCCGGCGCATGTTCGTCGACGACGATGACGCGGACGCCGCGCAGGCGGCTGGAGGCGAGGGCCTCCAGCTGGACCTGTCCAATGCCGTGCCGGGGCACGTGGTGGCGTACGAGGACATGGAGGACgacctcctcctcgccggcgacCTCAACTGGAA AGATTTCGTCCGTGTGGCGAAGAGGATCCGGATAATCCCGGCGAAACCGTCGAACCGAAGGATCAAGCAGTGA